From a single Diceros bicornis minor isolate mBicDic1 chromosome 6, mDicBic1.mat.cur, whole genome shotgun sequence genomic region:
- the LRRC27 gene encoding leucine-rich repeat-containing protein 27 isoform X2, producing MEGSCSYRICPGAADPESLAGQARSTPASPSRDIHGGVKGVIFSSSPILDLSESGLHHLGEIFKIPALKQLHLQRNALCAIPRDFFQLLPNLTWLDLRFNRIKALPSGIGSHKHLKTLLLERNPIKMLPVELGNVTTLKALNLRQCPLEFPPQLIVQKGLAAILTFLRICAAEHSSPRDSASRAISPVKKRNLSELPHALSDLFEDTVPNRETVNSQDRKEPMLREKADVFPPVEKLDLSDLRKSAEPLEDWPSEEEIRRFWKLRQEIVEHEQAEVLKNQLLPMELPPNLKAALNTKEKERSNPRHVFRRKTPSFRGVLPDIASSHQAALRGRRLEESWASALRELREKQALLEQRRRDKRVLQEWREHAQMMRRKKEELSKLLPPQRTLVGSKIPFATDLMDNEKIPKNPSGKTRQSREKSSPASKEASAFHEGNLEEQLKQHIQRMHEQRKTFRGVAPLEEIRKATQDLEIRGTFQNYGWSEDHSM from the exons atGGAGGGAAGCTGCTCTTACAGGATTTGCCCTGGGGCTGCTGATCCCGAGAGCCTCGCAGGTCAAGCCAGGAGCACGCCTGCCTCCCCGTCCAGAGACATTCACGGGGGTGTTAAGGGGGTCATCTTTTCTTCCTCACCAATTTTAGACTTGAGTGAAAGTGGCCTTCACCATTTAGGAGAGATCTTTAAAATCCCCGCCCTTAAA CAATTGCATCTTCAGAGAAATGCCCTCTGTGCGATTCCTAGAGATTTCTTTCAGTTACTGCCAAACCTGACTTGGCTAGACCTCCGGTTTAATAGAATCAAAGCGCTTCCTTCTGGGATCGGCTCTCACAA gcatTTGAAAACTTTGCTTTTAGAAAGAAATCCTATCAAAATGTTACCTGTGGAGCTAG GGAACGTGACTACACTAAAAGCACTGAACTTGAGACAGTGCCCTCTGGAATTCCCCCCTCAGCTGATTGTGCAGAAAGGGTTGGCCGCTATCCTGACCTTCCTGCGGATCTGTGCAGCAGAACACTCCTCCCCCCGAGACTCAGCTTCTCGAG CGATTTCACCAGTTAAAAAGAGGAACCTAAGTGAGCTGCCACATGCCCTGTCAGATTTATTTGAAGACACTGTGCCCAACAGAGAAACTGTTAACTCTCAGGATCGAAAGGAGCCCATGTTAAGAGAAAAGGCAGACGTTTTCCCACCTGTTGAAAAACTAGACCTGAGTGACCTCAGAAAGTCCGCCGAGCCCTTGGAAGACTGGCCGAGTGAGGAGGAGATCAGGCGCTTCTGGAAGCTGAGACAGGAGATTGTGGAGCACGAACAAGCAGAAGTCCTTAAAAACCAGCTCTTGCCGATGGAATTGCCTCCAAACCTCAAGGCAGCGTTAAACACTAAGGAGAAAGAGCGTTCCAACCCAAGACACGTTTTCAG AAGGAAGACACCCTCCTTCAGGGGCGTCCTGCCTGACATCGCGTCATCACACCAAGCGGCGCTCCGAGGAAGAAGGCTGGAGGAGAGCTGGGCCTCGGCCCTCAGAGAGCTCAGGGAGAAGCAGGCTCTGCTGGAGCAGCGGAGAAG GGATAAGAGAGTGCTGCAGGAGTGGAGGGAGCACGCCCAGATgatgaggaggaagaaggaggaactgAGCAAGCTGCTGCCCCCACAGAGGACTCTG GTGGGATCAAAGATTCCCTTTGCCACAGATCTGATGGATAATGAGAAAATACCAAAGAATCCATCTGGAAAAACGAGGCAAAGCAGAGAGAAATCGTCGCCAGCAAGTAAAGAAGCAAG TGCCTTCCACGAGGGGAATTTAGAAGAACAGCTAAAGCAGCACATACAGCGAATGCACgaacaaagaaaaacatttcgAGGGGTGGCACCACTCGAGGAAATAAGGAAGGCTACCCAGGATTTGGAAATC CGTGGAACGTTCCAGAATTACGGTTGGTCAGAGGATCACAGCATGTGA
- the LRRC27 gene encoding leucine-rich repeat-containing protein 27 isoform X4, which yields MEGSCSYRICPGAADPESLAGQARSTPASPSRDIHGGVKGVIFSSSPILDLSESGLHHLGEIFKIPALKQLHLQRNALCAIPRDFFQLLPNLTWLDLRFNRIKALPSGIGSHKHLKTLLLERNPIKMLPVELGNVTTLKALNLRQCPLEFPPQLIVQKGLAAILTFLRICAAEHSSPRDSASRAISPVKKRNLSELPHALSDLFEDTVPNRETVNSQDRKEPMLREKADVFPPVEKLDLSDLRKSAEPLEDWPSEEEIRRFWKLRQEIVEHEQAEVLKNQLLPMELPPNLKAALNTKEKERSNPRHVFRRKTPSFRGVLPDIASSHQAALRGRRLEESWASALRELREKQALLEQRRRDKRVLQEWREHAQMMRRKKEELSKLLPPQRTLVPHMRGITQHLSLCLDYFTKRNVLKIPQCCSLGQNFRQGWILSRRVHRPRFACPFILVPLGCSHPYASSRPASSSFVSVPGGGTAGAALLLCVVYSD from the exons atGGAGGGAAGCTGCTCTTACAGGATTTGCCCTGGGGCTGCTGATCCCGAGAGCCTCGCAGGTCAAGCCAGGAGCACGCCTGCCTCCCCGTCCAGAGACATTCACGGGGGTGTTAAGGGGGTCATCTTTTCTTCCTCACCAATTTTAGACTTGAGTGAAAGTGGCCTTCACCATTTAGGAGAGATCTTTAAAATCCCCGCCCTTAAA CAATTGCATCTTCAGAGAAATGCCCTCTGTGCGATTCCTAGAGATTTCTTTCAGTTACTGCCAAACCTGACTTGGCTAGACCTCCGGTTTAATAGAATCAAAGCGCTTCCTTCTGGGATCGGCTCTCACAA gcatTTGAAAACTTTGCTTTTAGAAAGAAATCCTATCAAAATGTTACCTGTGGAGCTAG GGAACGTGACTACACTAAAAGCACTGAACTTGAGACAGTGCCCTCTGGAATTCCCCCCTCAGCTGATTGTGCAGAAAGGGTTGGCCGCTATCCTGACCTTCCTGCGGATCTGTGCAGCAGAACACTCCTCCCCCCGAGACTCAGCTTCTCGAG CGATTTCACCAGTTAAAAAGAGGAACCTAAGTGAGCTGCCACATGCCCTGTCAGATTTATTTGAAGACACTGTGCCCAACAGAGAAACTGTTAACTCTCAGGATCGAAAGGAGCCCATGTTAAGAGAAAAGGCAGACGTTTTCCCACCTGTTGAAAAACTAGACCTGAGTGACCTCAGAAAGTCCGCCGAGCCCTTGGAAGACTGGCCGAGTGAGGAGGAGATCAGGCGCTTCTGGAAGCTGAGACAGGAGATTGTGGAGCACGAACAAGCAGAAGTCCTTAAAAACCAGCTCTTGCCGATGGAATTGCCTCCAAACCTCAAGGCAGCGTTAAACACTAAGGAGAAAGAGCGTTCCAACCCAAGACACGTTTTCAG AAGGAAGACACCCTCCTTCAGGGGCGTCCTGCCTGACATCGCGTCATCACACCAAGCGGCGCTCCGAGGAAGAAGGCTGGAGGAGAGCTGGGCCTCGGCCCTCAGAGAGCTCAGGGAGAAGCAGGCTCTGCTGGAGCAGCGGAGAAG GGATAAGAGAGTGCTGCAGGAGTGGAGGGAGCACGCCCAGATgatgaggaggaagaaggaggaactgAGCAAGCTGCTGCCCCCACAGAGGACTCTG GTCCCTCATATGCGTGGAATCACACAGCATTTGTCCTTGTGTCTGGATTATTTCACCAAGCGTAACGTCCTCAAGATTCCTCAGTGCTGTAGCCTGGGCCAGAATTTCCGTCAAGGCTGGATACTGTCCCGCCGTGTGCACAGACCACGTTTTGCTTGTCCGTTTATCCTTGTGCCCTTGGGTTGCTCCCACCCATATGCTTCTTCAAGACCTGCGTCcagttcttttgtgtctgtgccCGGAGGTGGGACTGCGGGAGCTGCTCTCCTGCTGTGTGTGGTTTATTCTGATTAG
- the LRRC27 gene encoding leucine-rich repeat-containing protein 27 isoform X6, protein MEGSCSYRICPGAADPESLAGQARSTPASPSRDIHGGVKGVIFSSSPILDLSESGLHHLGEIFKIPALKQLHLQRNALCAIPRDFFQLLPNLTWLDLRFNRIKALPSGIGSHKHLKTLLLERNPIKMLPVELGNVTTLKALNLRQCPLEFPPQLIVQKGLAAILTFLRICAAEHSSPRDSASRAISPVKKRNLSELPHALSDLFEDTVPNRETVNSQDRKEPMLREKADVFPPVEKLDLSDLRKSAEPLEDWPSEEEIRRFWKLRQEIVEHEQAEVLKNQLLPMELPPNLKAALNTKEKERSNPRHVFRRKTPSFRGVLPDIASSHQAALRGRRLEESWASALRELREKQALLEQRRRDKRVLQEWREHAQMMRRKKEELSKLLPPQRTLHITGYGVDEPWSLPGEPLSPLCGRCIPWGRHWAEQMLFLRTPLPASLSLCQGSCLQQVAP, encoded by the exons atGGAGGGAAGCTGCTCTTACAGGATTTGCCCTGGGGCTGCTGATCCCGAGAGCCTCGCAGGTCAAGCCAGGAGCACGCCTGCCTCCCCGTCCAGAGACATTCACGGGGGTGTTAAGGGGGTCATCTTTTCTTCCTCACCAATTTTAGACTTGAGTGAAAGTGGCCTTCACCATTTAGGAGAGATCTTTAAAATCCCCGCCCTTAAA CAATTGCATCTTCAGAGAAATGCCCTCTGTGCGATTCCTAGAGATTTCTTTCAGTTACTGCCAAACCTGACTTGGCTAGACCTCCGGTTTAATAGAATCAAAGCGCTTCCTTCTGGGATCGGCTCTCACAA gcatTTGAAAACTTTGCTTTTAGAAAGAAATCCTATCAAAATGTTACCTGTGGAGCTAG GGAACGTGACTACACTAAAAGCACTGAACTTGAGACAGTGCCCTCTGGAATTCCCCCCTCAGCTGATTGTGCAGAAAGGGTTGGCCGCTATCCTGACCTTCCTGCGGATCTGTGCAGCAGAACACTCCTCCCCCCGAGACTCAGCTTCTCGAG CGATTTCACCAGTTAAAAAGAGGAACCTAAGTGAGCTGCCACATGCCCTGTCAGATTTATTTGAAGACACTGTGCCCAACAGAGAAACTGTTAACTCTCAGGATCGAAAGGAGCCCATGTTAAGAGAAAAGGCAGACGTTTTCCCACCTGTTGAAAAACTAGACCTGAGTGACCTCAGAAAGTCCGCCGAGCCCTTGGAAGACTGGCCGAGTGAGGAGGAGATCAGGCGCTTCTGGAAGCTGAGACAGGAGATTGTGGAGCACGAACAAGCAGAAGTCCTTAAAAACCAGCTCTTGCCGATGGAATTGCCTCCAAACCTCAAGGCAGCGTTAAACACTAAGGAGAAAGAGCGTTCCAACCCAAGACACGTTTTCAG AAGGAAGACACCCTCCTTCAGGGGCGTCCTGCCTGACATCGCGTCATCACACCAAGCGGCGCTCCGAGGAAGAAGGCTGGAGGAGAGCTGGGCCTCGGCCCTCAGAGAGCTCAGGGAGAAGCAGGCTCTGCTGGAGCAGCGGAGAAG GGATAAGAGAGTGCTGCAGGAGTGGAGGGAGCACGCCCAGATgatgaggaggaagaaggaggaactgAGCAAGCTGCTGCCCCCACAGAGGACTCTG CACATCACCGGGTATGGTGTCGATGAACCTTGGTCCCTCCCTGGGGAACCACTGTCTCCCCTCTGTGGCCGATGCATCCCTTGGGGGAGACACTGGGCCGAGCAGATGCTGTTTCTCCGCACGCCCCTGCCTGCTTCTCTCAGCCTCTGTCAGGGCTCCTGTCTGCAGCAGGTGGCCCCGTGA
- the LRRC27 gene encoding leucine-rich repeat-containing protein 27 isoform X3 — protein sequence MEGSCSYRICPGAADPESLAGQARSTPASPSRDIHGGVKGVIFSSSPILDLSESGLHHLGEIFKIPALKQLHLQRNALCAIPRDFFQLLPNLTWLDLRFNRIKALPSGIGSHKHLKTLLLERNPIKMLPVELGNVTTLKALNLRQCPLEFPPQLIVQKGLAAILTFLRICAAEHSSPRDSASRAISPVKKRNLSELPHALSDLFEDTVPNRETVNSQDRKEPMLREKADVFPPVEKLDLSDLRKSAEPLEDWPSEEEIRRFWKLRQEIVEHEQAEVLKNQLLPMELPPNLKAALNTKEKERSNPRHVFRRKTPSFRGVLPDIASSHQAALRGRRLEESWASALRELREKQALLEQRRRDKRVLQEWREHAQMMRRKKEELSKLLPPQRTLVGSKIPFATDLMDNEKIPKNPSGKTRQSREKSSPASKEASAFHEGNLEEQLKQHIQRMHEQRKTFRGVAPLEEIRKATQDLEIMLTHARCVSGCLGL from the exons atGGAGGGAAGCTGCTCTTACAGGATTTGCCCTGGGGCTGCTGATCCCGAGAGCCTCGCAGGTCAAGCCAGGAGCACGCCTGCCTCCCCGTCCAGAGACATTCACGGGGGTGTTAAGGGGGTCATCTTTTCTTCCTCACCAATTTTAGACTTGAGTGAAAGTGGCCTTCACCATTTAGGAGAGATCTTTAAAATCCCCGCCCTTAAA CAATTGCATCTTCAGAGAAATGCCCTCTGTGCGATTCCTAGAGATTTCTTTCAGTTACTGCCAAACCTGACTTGGCTAGACCTCCGGTTTAATAGAATCAAAGCGCTTCCTTCTGGGATCGGCTCTCACAA gcatTTGAAAACTTTGCTTTTAGAAAGAAATCCTATCAAAATGTTACCTGTGGAGCTAG GGAACGTGACTACACTAAAAGCACTGAACTTGAGACAGTGCCCTCTGGAATTCCCCCCTCAGCTGATTGTGCAGAAAGGGTTGGCCGCTATCCTGACCTTCCTGCGGATCTGTGCAGCAGAACACTCCTCCCCCCGAGACTCAGCTTCTCGAG CGATTTCACCAGTTAAAAAGAGGAACCTAAGTGAGCTGCCACATGCCCTGTCAGATTTATTTGAAGACACTGTGCCCAACAGAGAAACTGTTAACTCTCAGGATCGAAAGGAGCCCATGTTAAGAGAAAAGGCAGACGTTTTCCCACCTGTTGAAAAACTAGACCTGAGTGACCTCAGAAAGTCCGCCGAGCCCTTGGAAGACTGGCCGAGTGAGGAGGAGATCAGGCGCTTCTGGAAGCTGAGACAGGAGATTGTGGAGCACGAACAAGCAGAAGTCCTTAAAAACCAGCTCTTGCCGATGGAATTGCCTCCAAACCTCAAGGCAGCGTTAAACACTAAGGAGAAAGAGCGTTCCAACCCAAGACACGTTTTCAG AAGGAAGACACCCTCCTTCAGGGGCGTCCTGCCTGACATCGCGTCATCACACCAAGCGGCGCTCCGAGGAAGAAGGCTGGAGGAGAGCTGGGCCTCGGCCCTCAGAGAGCTCAGGGAGAAGCAGGCTCTGCTGGAGCAGCGGAGAAG GGATAAGAGAGTGCTGCAGGAGTGGAGGGAGCACGCCCAGATgatgaggaggaagaaggaggaactgAGCAAGCTGCTGCCCCCACAGAGGACTCTG GTGGGATCAAAGATTCCCTTTGCCACAGATCTGATGGATAATGAGAAAATACCAAAGAATCCATCTGGAAAAACGAGGCAAAGCAGAGAGAAATCGTCGCCAGCAAGTAAAGAAGCAAG TGCCTTCCACGAGGGGAATTTAGAAGAACAGCTAAAGCAGCACATACAGCGAATGCACgaacaaagaaaaacatttcgAGGGGTGGCACCACTCGAGGAAATAAGGAAGGCTACCCAGGATTTGGAAATC ATGCTGACACACGCCCGCTGTGTGTCCGGATGTCTGGGATTATGA
- the LRRC27 gene encoding leucine-rich repeat-containing protein 27 isoform X5 — translation MEGSCSYRICPGAADPESLAGQARSTPASPSRDIHGGVKGVIFSSSPILDLSESGLHHLGEIFKIPALKQLHLQRNALCAIPRDFFQLLPNLTWLDLRFNRIKALPSGIGSHKHLKTLLLERNPIKMLPVELGNVTTLKALNLRQCPLEFPPQLIVQKGLAAILTFLRICAAEHSSPRDSASRAISPVKKRNLSELPHALSDLFEDTVPNRETVNSQDRKEPMLREKADVFPPVEKLDLSDLRKSAEPLEDWPSEEEIRRFWKLRQEIVEHEQAEVLKNQLLPMELPPNLKAALNTKEKERSNPRHVFRRKTPSFRGVLPDIASSHQAALRGRRLEESWASALRELREKQALLEQRRRDKRVLQEWREHAQMMRRKKEELSKLLPPQRTLVGSKIPFATDLMDNEKIPKNPSGKTRQSREKSSPASKEASAFHEGNLEEQLKQHIQRMHEQRKTFRGVAPLEEIRKATQDLEISLAGP, via the exons atGGAGGGAAGCTGCTCTTACAGGATTTGCCCTGGGGCTGCTGATCCCGAGAGCCTCGCAGGTCAAGCCAGGAGCACGCCTGCCTCCCCGTCCAGAGACATTCACGGGGGTGTTAAGGGGGTCATCTTTTCTTCCTCACCAATTTTAGACTTGAGTGAAAGTGGCCTTCACCATTTAGGAGAGATCTTTAAAATCCCCGCCCTTAAA CAATTGCATCTTCAGAGAAATGCCCTCTGTGCGATTCCTAGAGATTTCTTTCAGTTACTGCCAAACCTGACTTGGCTAGACCTCCGGTTTAATAGAATCAAAGCGCTTCCTTCTGGGATCGGCTCTCACAA gcatTTGAAAACTTTGCTTTTAGAAAGAAATCCTATCAAAATGTTACCTGTGGAGCTAG GGAACGTGACTACACTAAAAGCACTGAACTTGAGACAGTGCCCTCTGGAATTCCCCCCTCAGCTGATTGTGCAGAAAGGGTTGGCCGCTATCCTGACCTTCCTGCGGATCTGTGCAGCAGAACACTCCTCCCCCCGAGACTCAGCTTCTCGAG CGATTTCACCAGTTAAAAAGAGGAACCTAAGTGAGCTGCCACATGCCCTGTCAGATTTATTTGAAGACACTGTGCCCAACAGAGAAACTGTTAACTCTCAGGATCGAAAGGAGCCCATGTTAAGAGAAAAGGCAGACGTTTTCCCACCTGTTGAAAAACTAGACCTGAGTGACCTCAGAAAGTCCGCCGAGCCCTTGGAAGACTGGCCGAGTGAGGAGGAGATCAGGCGCTTCTGGAAGCTGAGACAGGAGATTGTGGAGCACGAACAAGCAGAAGTCCTTAAAAACCAGCTCTTGCCGATGGAATTGCCTCCAAACCTCAAGGCAGCGTTAAACACTAAGGAGAAAGAGCGTTCCAACCCAAGACACGTTTTCAG AAGGAAGACACCCTCCTTCAGGGGCGTCCTGCCTGACATCGCGTCATCACACCAAGCGGCGCTCCGAGGAAGAAGGCTGGAGGAGAGCTGGGCCTCGGCCCTCAGAGAGCTCAGGGAGAAGCAGGCTCTGCTGGAGCAGCGGAGAAG GGATAAGAGAGTGCTGCAGGAGTGGAGGGAGCACGCCCAGATgatgaggaggaagaaggaggaactgAGCAAGCTGCTGCCCCCACAGAGGACTCTG GTGGGATCAAAGATTCCCTTTGCCACAGATCTGATGGATAATGAGAAAATACCAAAGAATCCATCTGGAAAAACGAGGCAAAGCAGAGAGAAATCGTCGCCAGCAAGTAAAGAAGCAAG TGCCTTCCACGAGGGGAATTTAGAAGAACAGCTAAAGCAGCACATACAGCGAATGCACgaacaaagaaaaacatttcgAGGGGTGGCACCACTCGAGGAAATAAGGAAGGCTACCCAGGATTTGGAAATC AGCCTGGCGGGGCCGTGA
- the LRRC27 gene encoding leucine-rich repeat-containing protein 27 isoform X1, which translates to MEGSCSYRICPGAADPESLAGQARSTPASPSRDIHGGVKGVIFSSSPILDLSESGLHHLGEIFKIPALKQLHLQRNALCAIPRDFFQLLPNLTWLDLRFNRIKALPSGIGSHKHLKTLLLERNPIKMLPVELGNVTTLKALNLRQCPLEFPPQLIVQKGLAAILTFLRICAAEHSSPRDSASRAISPVKKRNLSELPHALSDLFEDTVPNRETVNSQDRKEPMLREKADVFPPVEKLDLSDLRKSAEPLEDWPSEEEIRRFWKLRQEIVEHEQAEVLKNQLLPMELPPNLKAALNTKEKERSNPRHVFRRKTPSFRGVLPDIASSHQAALRGRRLEESWASALRELREKQALLEQRRRDKRVLQEWREHAQMMRRKKEELSKLLPPQRTLVGSKIPFATDLMDNEKIPKNPSGKTRQSREKSSPASKEASAFHEGNLEEQLKQHIQRMHEQRKTFRGVAPLEEIRKATQDLEIARTLQDQVMKLKLGSTLNKNHQFSTLSGKLSLRPSASQPQNIFFNVKY; encoded by the exons atGGAGGGAAGCTGCTCTTACAGGATTTGCCCTGGGGCTGCTGATCCCGAGAGCCTCGCAGGTCAAGCCAGGAGCACGCCTGCCTCCCCGTCCAGAGACATTCACGGGGGTGTTAAGGGGGTCATCTTTTCTTCCTCACCAATTTTAGACTTGAGTGAAAGTGGCCTTCACCATTTAGGAGAGATCTTTAAAATCCCCGCCCTTAAA CAATTGCATCTTCAGAGAAATGCCCTCTGTGCGATTCCTAGAGATTTCTTTCAGTTACTGCCAAACCTGACTTGGCTAGACCTCCGGTTTAATAGAATCAAAGCGCTTCCTTCTGGGATCGGCTCTCACAA gcatTTGAAAACTTTGCTTTTAGAAAGAAATCCTATCAAAATGTTACCTGTGGAGCTAG GGAACGTGACTACACTAAAAGCACTGAACTTGAGACAGTGCCCTCTGGAATTCCCCCCTCAGCTGATTGTGCAGAAAGGGTTGGCCGCTATCCTGACCTTCCTGCGGATCTGTGCAGCAGAACACTCCTCCCCCCGAGACTCAGCTTCTCGAG CGATTTCACCAGTTAAAAAGAGGAACCTAAGTGAGCTGCCACATGCCCTGTCAGATTTATTTGAAGACACTGTGCCCAACAGAGAAACTGTTAACTCTCAGGATCGAAAGGAGCCCATGTTAAGAGAAAAGGCAGACGTTTTCCCACCTGTTGAAAAACTAGACCTGAGTGACCTCAGAAAGTCCGCCGAGCCCTTGGAAGACTGGCCGAGTGAGGAGGAGATCAGGCGCTTCTGGAAGCTGAGACAGGAGATTGTGGAGCACGAACAAGCAGAAGTCCTTAAAAACCAGCTCTTGCCGATGGAATTGCCTCCAAACCTCAAGGCAGCGTTAAACACTAAGGAGAAAGAGCGTTCCAACCCAAGACACGTTTTCAG AAGGAAGACACCCTCCTTCAGGGGCGTCCTGCCTGACATCGCGTCATCACACCAAGCGGCGCTCCGAGGAAGAAGGCTGGAGGAGAGCTGGGCCTCGGCCCTCAGAGAGCTCAGGGAGAAGCAGGCTCTGCTGGAGCAGCGGAGAAG GGATAAGAGAGTGCTGCAGGAGTGGAGGGAGCACGCCCAGATgatgaggaggaagaaggaggaactgAGCAAGCTGCTGCCCCCACAGAGGACTCTG GTGGGATCAAAGATTCCCTTTGCCACAGATCTGATGGATAATGAGAAAATACCAAAGAATCCATCTGGAAAAACGAGGCAAAGCAGAGAGAAATCGTCGCCAGCAAGTAAAGAAGCAAG TGCCTTCCACGAGGGGAATTTAGAAGAACAGCTAAAGCAGCACATACAGCGAATGCACgaacaaagaaaaacatttcgAGGGGTGGCACCACTCGAGGAAATAAGGAAGGCTACCCAGGATTTGGAAATC